Within Octopus bimaculoides isolate UCB-OBI-ISO-001 chromosome 20, ASM119413v2, whole genome shotgun sequence, the genomic segment atgtatgtatgtatgcgtttatgtatgtatgtatggatgtatgtatgtatgtatgcatgtatggatgtatgtatgcgtttatgtatgtatgtatgtatgtatgtatgcgtttatgtatgtatgtatgtatgtatgtatgtatgtatgtatgtatgtatgcgtttatgtatgtatgtatggatgtatgtatgtatgtatgcatgtatggatgtatgNNNNNNNNNNNNNNNNNNNNNNNNNNNNNNNNNNNNNNNNNNNNNNNNNNNNNNNNNNNNNNNNNNNNNNNNNNNNNNNNNNNNNNNNNNNNNNNNNNNNNNNNNNNNNNNNNNNNNNNNNNNNNNNNNNNNNNNNNNNNNNNNNNNNNNNNNNNNNNNNNNNNNNNNNNNNNNNNNNNNNNNNNNNNNNNNNNNNNNNNNNNNNNNNNNNNNNNNNNNNNNNNNNNNNNNNNNNNNNNNNNNNNNNNNNNNNNNNNNNNNNNNNNNNNNNNNNNNNNNNNNNNNNNNNNNNNNNNNNNNNNNNNNNNNNNNNNNNNNNNNNNNNNNNNNNNNNNNNNNNNNNNNNNNNNNNNNNNNNNNNNNNNNNNNNNNNNNNNNNNNNNNNNNNNNNNNNNNNNNNNNNNNNNNNNNNNNNNNNNNNNNNNNNNNNNNNNNNNNNNNNNNNNNNNNNNNNNNNNNNNNNNNNNNNNNNNNNNNNNNNNNNNNNNNNNNNNNNNNNNNNNNNNNNNNNNNNNNNNNNNNNNNNNNNNNNNNatgtatgtatgtatgtatgcgtttatgtatgtatgtatgtatgcatgtatggatgtatgtatggatgtatgtacgtacgtatgtatatatatttatgtaagcatgtatatatatgtatgtatgtttttgtggatgtatgtatgtgtgtatgtatgtaagcatgtatgtaatcatgtaaatatatatgtatatgtgtgtgtgtgtgtgtgtgtgtgtgtgtgtgtgtgtctatgtgtgtatatgtatgtatgtttgtatgtatgtttgtatgtatgtatacacactcacatacatacgcacacatgtacatacatacattgagagaggggagagaaagagagagatccttattaattaaaatgtgtacatttgattaaatttgtattttatgtcTAATTTACTAGATTAATCAGATACAAAAGACACAATtcgaagaaaggaagaaaagaaagaaagaagaagcagaaaaaagccaagtcattttttaaaaaagacaattttgccttttattaatatttgtctaAAACCCTGAAGTATGGCCAATGACACCGACTATTTACTCGATTTTTACAGGAAGACACGCAATTTCATGTGGGTTTATGTTGCTATCCCTTTGATTTGCTTCGGAATCATTGGAAATATTCTTTCCATTATCATTCTACTGCGACCGCGCATGCGTGCTATGCAGGTCTTTGTCTACCTCATCACTTTAGTCTCCAATGATTTGGTTGTTCTTCTCTCAGACGCTGTTCCTAAAGTGGTCTTTGTATTGACTGGCATCATTCTCTACTCCGAACATATATTCCTCTGTAAGTTCCTCTCGTATCTCTCCCAGACATCTGTGCTTTATGCCTCTTGGTTGACCGTTCTGATAACATCGGAGAGAATGGTCTGCGTTAGTTTCCCAATATGGAGTAGCATCAATTTGAAAGTCAAACTAAAGATTATCGCCATGATAACCACGTTTTTATTTATCTCCTGCTTGACTGCATTAAACCTGTATTATCGAACATTAATTTCAAAACCCTTCAGTAACGCCATATTCTGTAGCAATACCGGACCAGATGACTACGCAGTTTTCTATGAATTCACCTACAGCGTTTTCTTTAGTTTTTTACCGGCTGTATTGTTAGTGATCTGCagttttgtaataattttaaagCTGAGAACCCGTTTTTTAGTCAAAGATTCCCAACAGAAGAAAGCTAACCAAAGTCAAGCTTCGAACGATGCTGTCCGAATCCTCTTCTTAATCAATTTGGTATATTTCCTGATAGTACTTCCATACGGCATCATGGTTTTCATCATGAGACTTATCCCGGGCAACAGAGTTATGATGATTGCTCTGAGCATCACAGATGTGttgtattatatttcaaatagcatcaattttgttttatattctgccAGTGGACCGACATTTCGTAAAGAGCTCCGTTCTTTTTGTCGTGGGGAGGAATCTTTAACAACAGGACGGTCGCAGAGTAACCGTCTTTCCTCGGTCAATGTAACTACATTTAGTAAACGGAAGCGGAAGGACAGTATCTCAATAGTATCGTTGACTTCCGTCAAAGAATTTGATCAAATTTCCGACAGACAGAACACATAATCTGCCATCTGATATAACCCCGTAACCTGGCGCCTTGGGTACTTTTAACCGAGTTTTCTGTTACattcattcgagcaaggtcactgttttcactatatatttctccctctctgCTACCAGTCACAGGGTCCCTTTAAAGGGTTAGGAGCACTGCCTTCCCTCAcgactaaaagagagagagaaaaaaaatattttcaatgaattgCGTTTCATAAAATTTAAAGTTCTTATTGTATCCAATTATTTATCGCCtaattatttgtataattaataaaaataaaacatgctgattaattaaataaataaatgtaaattaaatttcgttcttttttttttgcgattaTTTGGTAGAAATCATGTAAATGTCAGTGTgggtgcgtggtaagaagcttgcttcccaatcatttcgtttggggttcagtcccattgcgtggcaccttgggcaagtgccttttactttAGCCTCGAGCCGAACatagccttgagagtggatttggtagacggaaactgaaagaagcctatcttatatatgcatgtgtgtgtgtgtgtatgtgtgtgtgtgtttcagtatgtatgtctgcttttgtacgtgtatgtgtctgtgcttgttccctaCTACCACTTAACAGGtaatgaggcggcgagctggcagaatggttagcacgccgggcgaaatgcttagcggtatttcgtctgccgttacgttctgagttcaaattccgccgagatcgactttgcctttcatcctttcggggtcgataaattaagtaccagttacgcactggggtcgatgtaatcgactcaatccgttcgtctgtccttgtttgttccctctatgtttagccccttgtgggcaataaagaaataaggtaaTGAGGCGAACCACAGTTAACACACCgctaatttaaaacaatttaatgcTAAACGTGAGACCAAGGGTAACCTTCTGACCAGCCGTGACCCAGGATGCATAAAATACTGGGAAGGCgctggctgagtggttagggtattcggctcacgatcgcaaggtcgtgagttcaattcccggcgatgcgttgtgtccttgagcaagacaccttatttcacgctgctccagtccactcagctggcaaaaatgaatcgtacctatacagtaatccctcgactatcgcgggtgttacgcaTCCcttccgcgataggtgaaaatccgcgaagtagaaacagtactctactgtatatttattattattattattatttctataatttgtatatatttatcttgttataaatgcgaaacaacatcacggaggaatcgacgtaagcttaaatgataaaccgcgatatggcgatggATTACTGTAATTCAAAAGAGCCGGCTGTGTCACATTCTGTGACGcgctgaatctctttgagaaatacgttaagggtgtgtgtgtctgtggaatactcagccatttgcatccTAATTTTATggccaggctgttccgttgacatAATATATAACTGTTCAAAAAATGCGGACCGAGAGACAACTATTTctctatctacgtatatgtaagtctatatctatatctatatttatatatttaaaaaaaaacaaaaaaactataataGTCAAGGGGCGCAACTCGCTCCCTGCTTAGTAGTCAGCCACTTAAGCAGACAGATAGCAGTCATGCACCATGCATTACTAGATTATATTTAGGCAGGCATTCATCGCAGGTAGCGTGGCCGAGCGGTCTAAGGCGCTGGTTTAAGGCACCAGTCTCTTCGGAggcgtgggttcgaatcccaccgCTGCCATGAgcagtttattttttaattttacgGTGTAAACCTCAAAATTACTGAATATATTCCTCTCCGTACTTTCCTGTTACTAGTTACATTCAtcggattgcggccatgctgtagctcTACGATCAAAGTTTTTCGTCTTTTAAGCAGTCAAAGCGGCTCTGGTACGATTTTGACTTGGTACGTATTTTTATCGGCCAAGTTACATTGTGACATAAGGGATGCAGTCTGACACATCGGTTTACACcttcaaatacagacacaaatatacgcatCTTTGCTTACCTGGCGTGTTTCTGTAGTTTCTTTTGACCAAATATCCTCGCAAAAGACATTGGTTACCCCAAAACTACAGTCgaagtatacacacagacacatatactccatccatccatccgtccgtgtgtgtatgtgtgtgtagatttgcattatatatatattctcatgcatatagttgcatgtctagacatgctcatatatacttaaatgacaaacttctgggaagtatgtatgtatgcatacgagaAATTTCCCCTACGAGGTACGAGTCTaaaaaaggttgtttatggaagaccagcagttgcccatgcataacGGCCTCCCCCTCCACAcaaccgatgttatccaagagaaacgCAAAGGccaacacagcttggcaccagtgacgtcgcagctcatttctacagctgagtgaactggagcaacgtggaataaagtgtcttgctcaagaacacaacacacagcccagtccgggaattgaactcactacctcgtgattctGAGCCCGACGCTCTACCAACTGAGCCATGAGTCTTCACACCGGTTATTCAGACTAAATtcgacagtttgcataaaaggaaaagaaatcacagTATctaatccaaaaataaaagtatttaaaattttaaaaaataataaaaaaaacaaaacaaaacgaaaaaacatCAACTGCTTTacggctgggagataacagtatAGTGAAAGTAGCCGCCCTCAACTTCCACCAGGGCCTCAAGACGGCTCCGGAACCTGGGAATATGCACCCTCAGTCTGTCCGTAAGATCTTCAAACACAtctttgatcttggccaccagctcggtTTTGGTATTACGGACAGAGCGTTGGTCCTGCTCAACCGTTTCTCGCACATAATAATCCATGGCATTACAATCAGCGGAattagaaggccagaaattggggcctTCGtagaagtcgtagaaattctccgacaaccacttcttaTTCTTTCCGGAGGTATGATAATAAGGAGCCGAATCCTACTGCCAcacatatggtcttccagcagTAACACTTCTCCAACcagtttgaccacagtctccatcAGCTTCACATAGCCACCCGAATTGAGTTTAAGGTCCTTTACAAGGATGTGGCGCGGCATGACATCATTATCACCCTCACCGAAGACACACCCAAAGACTATTACAGTCTGGGGTGCCTTGGTTTTCATAATGTTCATCTCATGTCTTACAAACTTTACAATGCTCACAAAGCATTCAGCCATTTTGATACCCGCTGCGATTCAACATGATACAGATAATTCTTTCCCAGTATTCAGATGGATTCCAGTCTTTCATGTCATCTAACTTTTTCTCGACtataactttaatctttatgctctccaacgccgttgacttTTCACCAATTAATCCAGCTGttcttgaaataaagaaaacatgaaaagtcGCCAAAGTTAGTCCGAACACTGCCTATGGCTA encodes:
- the LOC106870150 gene encoding thyrotropin-releasing hormone receptor: MANDTDYLLDFYRKTRNFMWVYVAIPLICFGIIGNILSIIILLRPRMRAMQVFVYLITLVSNDLVVLLSDAVPKVVFVLTGIILYSEHIFLCKFLSYLSQTSVLYASWLTVLITSERMVCVSFPIWSSINLKVKLKIIAMITTFLFISCLTALNLYYRTLISKPFSNAIFCSNTGPDDYAVFYEFTYSVFFSFLPAVLLVICSFVIILKLRTRFLVKDSQQKKANQSQASNDAVRILFLINLVYFLIVLPYGIMVFIMRLIPGNRVMMIALSITDVLYYISNSINFVLYSASGPTFRKELRSFCRGEESLTTGRSQSNRLSSVNVTTFSKRKRKDSISIVSLTSVKEFDQISDRQNT